The following proteins are co-located in the Malus sylvestris chromosome 13, drMalSylv7.2, whole genome shotgun sequence genome:
- the LOC126597720 gene encoding uncharacterized protein LOC126597720, giving the protein MEPPELSLGPTQLFFNKTSSRSPLESAESNTCRKRKFLQDHHLKSTAPSLSLQTSVDLQLKDPLPLDWEQCLDLETSKMYHLNRKTSRKSWNWPMNQAPVNLELNISTLSDSSSDSRSIRSSETIEEAKNKKVQCSSGSRDSSSNNMVALACMKCHLLVILS; this is encoded by the exons ATGGAACCTCCAGAGCTCTCTTTAGGTCCAACACAGTTGTTTTTTAATAAAACAAGTAGTAGAAGTCCACTGGAATCTGCAGAAAGCAATACTTGTAGAAAGAGGAAGTTTTTACAAGATCACCACCTGAAGAGTACTGCTCCATCTCTATCACTTCAAACAAGTGTTGATCTTCAACTTAAAGATCCCCTTCCATTGGATTGGGAGCAGTGCCTTGATCTTGAG ACAAGCAAAATGTACCATCTGAACAGAAAGACCTCGAGAAAGAGTTGGAACTGGCCTATGAACCAGGCACCTGTGAACCTTGAGCTCAACATCTCAACCCTCTCCGATTCGAGTTCTGATTCACGATCCATCCGAAGCTCTGAGACAATCGAAGAGGCCAAGAATAAGAAAGTACAATGTTCGTCAGGCAGCAGAGACAGTAGTAGCAACAACATGGTGGCTTTGGCTTGCATGAAATGCCATCTCCTTGTTATTCTTTCCTAG